A region of Rhizorhabdus wittichii RW1 DNA encodes the following proteins:
- a CDS encoding glutathione-dependent formaldehyde-activating, GFA (PFAM: glutathione-dependent formaldehyde-activating, GFA), translating into MVETMTGGCQCGRIRYAAGVASDEAYLCHCRMCQRATGGVSIAFVNLKKSAVRWAREPDYYASSPIARRPFCSACGTPLGFEYPDGDNIDLTVGSFDDPSRFRPAHHFGAESLHEAWIDTRELPRYRTDEHKPLVDRWMKTVGKLPD; encoded by the coding sequence ATGGTGGAGACCATGACCGGCGGCTGCCAGTGCGGCCGCATCCGCTATGCGGCCGGGGTCGCATCGGACGAGGCCTATCTCTGCCATTGCCGGATGTGCCAGCGCGCCACCGGCGGGGTTTCGATCGCCTTCGTCAACCTCAAGAAGAGCGCCGTGCGCTGGGCGCGCGAGCCCGATTATTACGCCAGCTCGCCGATCGCGCGGCGGCCCTTCTGCTCGGCCTGCGGGACGCCGCTCGGCTTCGAATATCCCGACGGCGACAATATCGACCTGACGGTCGGCAGCTTCGACGATCCGTCGCGCTTCCGCCCCGCGCATCATTTCGGCGCGGAGAGCCTGCACGAGGCCTGGATCGACACGCGCGAGCTGCCGCGCTACCGGACCGACGAGCACAAGCCGCTCGTCGATCGCTGGATGAAGACCGTTGGCAAACTTCCCGACTGA
- a CDS encoding alpha/beta hydrolase fold (PFAM: alpha/beta hydrolase fold) — protein MANFPTETALHHFDGADGARMAWHGMGPEDGRPVILIHGLFSNAFTNWVRYGHAAKLAAKGRRVIMPDLRAHGDSAKPHDPSGYSEDILADDNLALIEQLGLAPGGYDLGGYSLGGRTTARMLVRGAKPGKALLAGMGLEGLLDLGGRVAFFRKVLEGVGTHPKFSPEWMAEGFLKTTGGDARALLLLLDNFPKIARASLADLAMPILVLTGSEDNDNGSARALAAALPNAGFVEVPGNHMSAVTLPQLGDAIADWF, from the coding sequence TTGGCAAACTTCCCGACTGAGACCGCCCTCCACCATTTCGACGGCGCCGACGGCGCGCGCATGGCTTGGCACGGCATGGGGCCCGAGGATGGGCGGCCCGTCATCCTGATCCACGGGCTGTTCTCCAACGCCTTCACCAACTGGGTGCGCTACGGCCATGCCGCCAAGCTCGCCGCCAAGGGCCGGCGGGTGATCATGCCCGACCTGCGCGCGCACGGCGACAGCGCCAAGCCGCACGATCCGTCAGGCTACAGCGAAGACATATTGGCCGACGACAATCTCGCGCTGATCGAGCAGCTCGGCCTGGCTCCCGGCGGCTACGACCTGGGCGGCTATTCGCTGGGCGGGCGGACGACCGCGCGGATGCTGGTGCGCGGCGCGAAGCCGGGCAAGGCGCTGCTCGCCGGCATGGGCCTCGAAGGGCTGCTCGACCTGGGCGGCCGCGTCGCCTTCTTCCGCAAGGTGCTCGAAGGCGTCGGCACCCACCCCAAATTCTCGCCCGAATGGATGGCGGAGGGTTTCCTGAAGACGACCGGCGGCGACGCCCGGGCGCTGCTCCTGCTGCTCGACAATTTCCCGAAGATCGCGCGCGCCTCGCTCGCCGACCTCGCCATGCCGATCCTGGTGCTGACCGGGTCGGAGGACAACGACAACGGCTCCGCCCGCGCGCTCGCCGCGGCGCTGCCCAACGCCGGCTTCGTCGAGGTGCCGGGCAACCATATGAGCGCGGTGACCCTGCCCCAGCTCGGCGACGCGATCGCCGACTGGTTCTGA
- a CDS encoding Peptidyl-dipeptidase A (PFAM: peptidase M2, peptidyl-dipeptidase A), with the protein MKLSIKAATSALALAALLATAPALAEEQQPVAATAANASAAAPTTAEADAFVADAEKQLADLGIYGAQVAWINATYITDDTDAVNARVGAEFTEMQVRYASGAARFDGLKGLSYDTRRKLDILKQSIVLPAPATPGAAKELNDLATRLQSAYGKGKGTLRGEEINGSDIEAAMGTNRNPAELKEMWVSWHDNVGRPMRGDYAKLVEIANKGAVDLGYKDLGAMWRAGYDMPADDFAKMMDRLWTQVKPLYDALHCYTRTKLNEKYGDAVQAKTGPIRADLLGNMWAQEWGNIYDIVAPKGAGDLGFDIGDLLVAKQYDPVKMVKAGEGFYTSLGFDKLPDSFWTRSQITKPRDREVVCHASAWDIDNVDDLRIKMCTKVNSDDFVTIHHELGHNFYQRAYNKQPYLYLNGANDGFHEAIGDFIALSVTPDYLVRIGLLDPAKVPSADKDIGLLLRQAMDKVAFLPFGLLMDKWRWGVFSGQISPASYNKAWTDLRLQYQGIVPPEARDEGDFDPGAKYHIPGNTPYARYFLARILQFQFYKAACEQAGWKGPLHRCSFYGNKEVGAKLDAMLKMGASKPWPDALQAFTGSREIDGSAMIAYFKPLMTWLEKQNKGQRCGW; encoded by the coding sequence ATGAAACTCTCGATCAAGGCGGCGACGTCCGCGCTGGCGCTCGCCGCGCTGCTCGCCACCGCCCCGGCCCTCGCCGAGGAACAGCAGCCCGTCGCCGCCACGGCCGCCAACGCGTCGGCCGCCGCGCCCACGACCGCCGAGGCCGACGCCTTCGTCGCCGATGCGGAGAAGCAGCTCGCCGATCTCGGCATCTACGGCGCGCAGGTGGCGTGGATCAACGCGACCTACATCACCGACGACACCGACGCGGTGAACGCCCGCGTCGGCGCCGAGTTCACCGAGATGCAGGTCCGCTATGCCAGCGGAGCGGCGCGCTTCGACGGGCTGAAGGGGTTGAGCTACGACACCCGCCGCAAGCTCGACATCCTCAAGCAGAGCATCGTCCTGCCCGCCCCCGCCACGCCGGGCGCCGCCAAGGAGCTCAACGACCTCGCGACCCGGCTCCAGTCGGCCTATGGCAAGGGCAAGGGGACGCTGCGCGGCGAGGAGATCAACGGTTCCGACATCGAGGCGGCGATGGGCACCAACCGCAACCCCGCCGAGCTGAAGGAGATGTGGGTCAGCTGGCACGACAATGTCGGCAGGCCGATGCGCGGCGACTATGCCAAGCTGGTCGAGATCGCCAACAAGGGCGCGGTCGACCTCGGCTACAAGGATCTCGGCGCGATGTGGCGCGCGGGCTACGACATGCCCGCCGACGATTTCGCGAAGATGATGGACCGGCTGTGGACCCAGGTGAAGCCGCTCTACGACGCGCTCCACTGCTACACCCGCACGAAGCTCAACGAGAAATATGGCGACGCCGTCCAGGCGAAGACCGGCCCGATCCGCGCCGACCTGCTCGGCAATATGTGGGCACAGGAATGGGGCAATATCTACGACATCGTCGCGCCGAAGGGCGCGGGCGACCTGGGCTTCGACATCGGCGACCTGCTCGTCGCCAAGCAGTACGACCCGGTCAAGATGGTCAAGGCGGGCGAGGGCTTCTACACCTCGCTCGGCTTCGACAAGCTGCCCGACAGCTTCTGGACCCGCTCGCAGATCACCAAGCCGCGCGACCGCGAGGTGGTGTGCCACGCCTCCGCCTGGGACATCGACAATGTCGACGACCTGCGGATCAAGATGTGCACCAAGGTGAACTCGGACGACTTCGTCACGATCCACCACGAGCTGGGCCATAATTTCTACCAGCGCGCCTACAACAAACAGCCCTATCTCTACCTCAACGGCGCCAATGACGGCTTCCACGAGGCGATCGGCGACTTCATCGCGCTGTCGGTGACTCCCGACTATCTGGTGCGGATCGGCCTGCTCGACCCAGCGAAGGTGCCGAGCGCGGACAAGGACATCGGGCTGCTGCTGCGCCAGGCGATGGACAAGGTCGCCTTCCTGCCCTTCGGCCTGCTGATGGACAAATGGCGCTGGGGCGTGTTCAGCGGCCAGATCAGCCCGGCCAGCTACAACAAGGCATGGACCGACCTGCGCCTGCAATATCAGGGCATCGTCCCGCCCGAGGCGCGCGACGAGGGCGATTTCGATCCGGGCGCCAAATACCACATCCCCGGCAACACGCCCTATGCGCGCTACTTCCTCGCCCGCATCCTCCAGTTCCAGTTCTACAAGGCGGCGTGCGAGCAGGCCGGCTGGAAGGGGCCGCTCCACCGCTGCTCCTTCTACGGCAACAAGGAGGTCGGGGCGAAGCTCGACGCGATGCTGAAGATGGGCGCGTCCAAGCCCTGGCCCGACGCGCTGCAGGCCTTCACCGGCAGCCGCGAGATCGACGGCTCGGCGATGATCGCCTATTTCAAGCCGCTGATGACCTGGCTCGAAAAGCAGAACAAGGGCCAGCGCTGCGGCTGGTGA
- a CDS encoding diguanylate cyclase (TIGRFAM: diguanylate cyclase~PFAM: GGDEF domain containing protein): protein MAAAVIIIIIALIFSAAMLTGVMLIAWRSFGRPRHALLWAAAFAVATVEWIANLAFRIAQAEDNGAFYAAIAGLSCLSNALIAAGFVQRSRPQAGPAPFLIAAAGAALLIAGAAIVVPHDGVRDATGLLFGGAMMAISAAHVGRGFRTASLPERSVTLMLMLFALLDGAMAVIALRQGIVGQGEAFALFRTILLLLYPPAFIGVGLFSVFLVAADLAETMRTLATSDMLTGVYNRRGFEDAAERAIRNAHRQRQPLSVVVADIDGFKAINDRYGHGVGDRALRHFASRIERLVRRGDLIGRIGGEEFALLLVNTRPQDAVEVVERIRRDIAAMPVSGPDRVVMTASFGLTGLRPGDISLASLLARADRALYRSKLDGRDRVTSAEELEEA, encoded by the coding sequence ATGGCCGCAGCGGTGATCATCATCATCATTGCGCTGATCTTCAGCGCCGCGATGCTGACGGGGGTGATGCTGATCGCCTGGCGCAGCTTCGGCCGGCCGCGCCATGCCCTGCTGTGGGCGGCGGCCTTCGCGGTGGCGACGGTCGAATGGATCGCCAACCTCGCCTTCCGGATCGCCCAGGCCGAGGACAATGGCGCGTTCTACGCGGCGATCGCCGGGCTGAGCTGCCTGTCCAACGCGCTGATCGCGGCGGGCTTCGTCCAGCGCAGCCGGCCGCAGGCGGGGCCGGCGCCCTTCCTGATCGCCGCCGCCGGCGCCGCGCTGCTGATCGCGGGCGCCGCGATCGTCGTCCCGCATGACGGGGTGCGCGACGCGACCGGGCTGCTGTTCGGCGGGGCGATGATGGCGATCAGCGCCGCGCATGTCGGCCGCGGCTTCCGCACCGCATCGCTGCCCGAACGATCGGTCACGCTGATGTTGATGCTGTTCGCGCTGCTCGACGGAGCGATGGCGGTCATCGCGCTGCGCCAGGGCATCGTCGGACAGGGCGAGGCGTTCGCGCTGTTCCGCACCATCCTCCTGCTGCTCTATCCGCCGGCCTTCATCGGCGTCGGGCTATTCTCGGTCTTCCTCGTCGCAGCGGACCTGGCGGAGACGATGCGGACGCTGGCGACGTCGGACATGCTGACCGGCGTCTACAACCGGCGCGGCTTCGAGGACGCCGCCGAGCGCGCGATCCGCAACGCCCATCGCCAGCGCCAGCCGCTGTCGGTGGTGGTTGCCGACATCGACGGCTTCAAGGCGATCAACGACCGCTACGGCCACGGCGTCGGCGATCGCGCGCTGCGCCACTTCGCCAGCCGGATCGAGCGGCTCGTCCGGCGCGGCGACCTGATCGGCCGGATCGGCGGCGAGGAATTCGCGCTGCTCCTCGTCAACACCCGCCCGCAAGACGCCGTCGAGGTGGTCGAGCGCATCCGCCGCGACATCGCCGCGATGCCGGTCAGCGGCCCCGACCGCGTCGTCATGACCGCCAGCTTCGGCCTCACCGGGCTCCGGCCCGGCGACATCTCGCTCGCCTCGCTCCTCGCCCGCGCCGACCGCGCGCTCTATCGCTCGAAGCTCGACGGCCGCGACCGGGTGACGAGCGCCGAGGAATTGGAAGAGGCGTAA
- a CDS encoding AMP nucleosidase (TIGRFAM: AMP nucleosidase~PFAM: purine or other phosphorylase, family 1), giving the protein MPSTQSLQLVEQLDTLYRESVARLRAALTHYIRTGERPDPAMRRDGAFAYPEIRLRYEGGRDPGPLGRSFGRLQQPGDYAIAVTQPALFAPYLAQQIDLLIADYGVRVEAGVGTTEIPYNYVLDAGDDLDLTGASPVELSRIFPSTILSQIGDELADGLWMQADGAPRPLALFDAPRVDFSLARLRHYTGTPPGHVQDYILFTNYHRYVDEFVHWAIDQLDKDGRYTMLSGAGGVEIRRGDPDPRQAIADSAWRKHQMPAYHLVAPDRSGITLVNIGVGPSNAKTITDHLAVMRPAAWLMIGHCGGLRPSQRIGDYVLAHAYLRDDHVLDSVLPPEIPIPAIAEVQQALTRAAEIVSGQSMEQLKLRMRTGTVVTSDDRNWELRYTASALRFSQSRAVAIDMESATLAAQGYRFRVPYGTLLCVSDKPIHGEIKLPGQANRFYERAIAEHLQIGIAAVDQLRGEGARLHSRKLRAFDEPPFR; this is encoded by the coding sequence TTGCCGTCCACGCAAAGCCTGCAACTGGTCGAGCAGCTCGATACGCTCTACCGCGAGTCGGTCGCGCGGCTGCGCGCCGCGCTGACCCATTATATCCGGACCGGCGAACGGCCCGATCCGGCGATGCGCCGCGACGGCGCCTTCGCCTATCCCGAGATCCGGCTGCGCTATGAGGGCGGCCGCGATCCGGGGCCGCTCGGCCGCTCCTTCGGCCGGCTCCAGCAGCCCGGCGACTATGCGATCGCGGTCACCCAGCCCGCCTTGTTCGCGCCCTATCTCGCCCAGCAGATCGACCTGCTGATCGCGGATTACGGCGTGCGGGTGGAGGCCGGCGTCGGCACCACCGAGATCCCCTATAATTACGTGCTCGACGCGGGCGACGATCTCGACCTGACCGGCGCTTCGCCGGTCGAGCTGTCGCGCATCTTCCCCTCGACGATATTGTCGCAGATCGGCGACGAACTGGCCGACGGGCTGTGGATGCAGGCCGACGGCGCCCCCCGGCCGCTGGCGCTGTTCGACGCGCCGAGGGTCGACTTCAGCCTCGCCCGGCTGCGCCACTACACCGGCACCCCGCCCGGCCATGTTCAGGACTATATCCTGTTCACCAACTATCACCGCTATGTCGACGAGTTCGTCCATTGGGCGATCGACCAGCTCGACAAGGATGGCCGCTACACGATGCTGAGCGGCGCCGGCGGGGTCGAGATACGGCGCGGCGATCCCGATCCGCGCCAGGCGATCGCCGACAGCGCGTGGCGCAAGCACCAGATGCCCGCCTATCACCTGGTCGCGCCCGACCGGTCGGGCATCACCCTGGTCAATATCGGCGTCGGCCCGTCCAACGCCAAGACGATCACCGACCATCTCGCGGTGATGCGGCCGGCGGCCTGGCTGATGATCGGCCATTGCGGCGGGCTGCGCCCGAGCCAGCGGATCGGCGACTATGTGCTGGCCCACGCCTATCTGCGCGACGACCATGTCCTCGACAGCGTGCTGCCGCCCGAAATCCCGATTCCGGCGATCGCCGAGGTGCAGCAGGCGCTGACCCGCGCCGCCGAGATCGTCTCGGGCCAGAGCATGGAGCAGCTCAAGCTCCGGATGCGCACCGGCACCGTCGTCACCTCCGACGACCGCAACTGGGAGCTGCGCTACACCGCCTCGGCGCTGCGCTTCAGCCAGAGTCGCGCGGTCGCGATCGACATGGAGTCGGCGACGCTGGCCGCGCAGGGCTATCGCTTCCGCGTCCCCTACGGCACGTTGCTATGCGTGTCGGACAAGCCGATCCACGGCGAGATCAAGCTGCCCGGCCAGGCCAACCGCTTCTACGAGCGGGCGATCGCCGAGCATCTCCAGATCGGCATCGCCGCGGTCGACCAGCTCCGCGGCGAGGGCGCCCGCCTCCACAGCCGCAAGCTGCGCGCCTTCGACGAGCCGCCGTTTCGGTAG